The Eretmochelys imbricata isolate rEreImb1 chromosome 27, rEreImb1.hap1, whole genome shotgun sequence sequence CAGCTTCTGTTGACTTGAGGGGCTAGATCCCTCGGCCTCCTTTGGGGTTGTGGGAAGGGGGAATCAATGACTTGTGCTCTTAAATTGCCTAGATCCTCTTGAACGTTCCACCCTTAAGGCACGTGCTTAATGAATGGAACTGCTTggagtgtgtaaagttaagcacatgcttaaatctttgcaggatcgaAGCCTCAAATAGTCATTAGAAATCTACTCTGCAAAGGAGAAGAAAATTTACAGGGGGGAGACAAAGCCACATCCTTTTGCAAAACCAGTTCCTGGGTTCTTTAGATCCCTTCGCCAAGTCCACCTCCAAATGGAATGTGCTTTGGTGGCCCTTAAAGCTGAGATCTCTCACCCTTCCTGCCCCACTGCACAGAAATTTAGGGGGAACATCATTATGAAGTGAAGACAGGAGCAGGGATGTATTTACAGAGGGATGGAAATTCTCCTGGGAGACTACCCAGTGATTGTTAAGATGATCAGATAAGACATTGCAACAAGGCTGTGGGCAAAGCTGTCATTCTAAAGGGACCCAGGGAAGGTGCCTCTGACTGAGAAATTTAAAGCAGGCTAGGGGATGTAGATGCATACGGGCAAGAtttacggggtgggggggggacaacACACTTTGCCATGTTCTCAGAAATCTGGCCCTGActtcttttgaaaaatgaaactcatgggacctgattttcagaagtgcataaCACCTGCAGCTCTTGCTGGCTTCAACTGGGGCTGTGTGCACTCttgtgggtgggagaggggaatcAGACCAACTCTTCCCTTTAAATTAATGGTAGATGTATCTAAATCCCCTAGGCTGCTCTGGAAATAGCctaggggtaacattttcaaaagcaccacaGTGATTTGGTCTCCTAAATCACATAGGtcattgattttcagtggaacTGGGGCTCCTAAATCGTTTAGGCCCTTTTGGAAATTTTAGCCAGTGGCCCTAACTCCAGGCAAGCCTCTGGCTTAACGTCAATGAAAGTTTGGATAGCGGAAGAGCTGCAGGATTTACAAAGCTGTAAGACCCCCTTCCTGCTTGCCCACATGCACAAAACACACACCACCTGCTTTTAGGTTCTTCATCCCTAAACCAGTCAGGAAAGGGGGTTGGCGAGGCTGACACAAGCATGACATCAGACGTGACTCTTAAGAAATGCCTGGAGAAGCCTCATCCTTTTGGAAGAAAGTGGCAGAACTCCAAATGCACTTATGGCGAGGATTGAGGCTTTCGGTCCCTGTGCTTTGCCGTTACCTGTGTATCCGTTACTATCGAGTCCAGTAGCTCCTGGGGTGACCGAAGGTACAGAAAATGAAGGGGCTGCAGCTTTTACCTAAACTTGGGCTCATGGCATGCAAGTTCCATAAGTTGAagacacaaaaaaaaaatcattaaaaaatacTCCACCACATTTTGTGTCTgttatttgcattttaaattaatctgGTCAATCAATAGAAAATAAGTATGTATAATTTTTTTcctatatacacatatatatttatatataaaatggaaAGTCACGCCCCAGGGGTCCCCTCTAGGTCAAGGCGGATGCTGTGCTGCCATTCACAGTCATtttgcgccccctgctggaggagggTGGCATTTGGTGGCAGTTCGAGGTGCCATTGAGCAGGgtgctggggtgggcagggatgcTTAGCGTGGTGGTGTTGGAGCTGGGTGACCCGTGGGAAGGTGTGGCAGGGCTTGGCAAGGACGAGGAGGTGGCGGGCAAGGTGGCTGGGCTGTTTGCTTTGTCGCTGACGGATTCGCACTCGGATGCCCCGCTGGTGTTGGTGCACTCAGAGTTTGCAGGCTGGGACAGTTTTAGTCTCTTGCAAGCTGGCTGCACTCGGTATTTCAAAGGGAGAGGCCCATTCTACAGGGAGACAAAAGATGTTCACATGAGTGTTTTTAGAGACAATCACATTGATATCGACACCAATTAGTCTGGACAGAGGTAGGGTAGCTGTTGGTCTTGGGATATTAAAGAAGCAGGGTGGGTgggataatatcttttattggaccagtttctgctgatgacagagacaagcttttgagccacacgagctcttcttcaggtctgggacagCAGTTTGGGACTCAGAAGCGAAGCTAAAGGGGGAGAGATTCAAAGGCATAAAGGGGTAGCCAAGGTGCCTGATTCCCATTAGCTGTCAACAGGAGTTAGGCATCTGACTGCCATTTGTTCCTGGGAACATTGCCCCTAAAATCGTCAGTGTAAAGAAACTGAATTGACACCAGAGCATGCTATACCCTAGGGTGTAACTTCATATTTAAAAACTCAACCAGGGCTCCAATTCAAAGAAGCGTTTCAACCCATGCTTAAATCTGTCCCAAGTCCTTTGCTAGATCAGGGCACAATTCAATACAATGATTGTCTAAAGCCCAGTTATTATGGCATTGCTATTGTGGCTCCATAGTTAAGTTTAATTCTCCTAAATTAACTGAACTGTGTAACAGAAGCTTATGTTGTAAAAATCTCAAAATGGCAAACATCAGAACAAAATCTGAAGTTGAAGTACTATTTAAATGGTTCATGCTAGCATCTTCTGAAGATAAAGGAACACTCTGTATGCATCTATCTCCATTCCTCTCCTATCAGTTTAAAAATCCTACTTAAACCAAATGCATGTCCTTACCTGTGCTGCTAATAACACCTCATTATTAAAACTATTTGAATTTATATTAACTTTATCGTTTAtgaatttgtttccttttttcccctcttataTTCCATTGGGCTTTAGCAGTGTAAGTAGACCGGTCAGTTTCAATTCTCCTAATCAGTTTAACTTTAGGAGTTCTCAAGCTCTGGAACAAAACTACaaggagtccggtagcaccttaaagactaacagatttattcatgcatctgaagaagtgggttttttacacacgaaagcctatgcccaaataaatcagttagtctttaaggtgccaccggactccttgctgtttttgtggatacagactaacacggctaccccctgatacttggaACAAAATTGAAGTTCTGGTTGCTGAATGCTTTGGGAGAGTAGCAAGGCATGTTCAAAATCTAACCCAGATctgtttcatgttttgtttttaattcagacAGACTATTTCTATTAATATTAGTCTGTTTAAAATATGTGTCGATGTCATTTAAAACATTGCAATCTATAAAACGCTTTGAGATCTAGGAATTAAAAGCACTACGTATTATTAAGAAACATCTGCAAACAGGTAGGTTCTAAGTTctgacaaacattttcaaaatatcttGCCTGACAAAGTTTTGAGATAATAATGATGGTGGTTAAAAAGTTCTATGAATGGACTGTGCCATTGTCTCATTAACTAACCATTTAAATGGTTTGTTATAGGACATTATGTTCTTTTTCCATAATACACAAtccagtgagttccacaggctggctGGATATCCAAACTATGAGCTAAGAATGAAGCTAAAGAGAAAACACAGGACTGAAATAGtctgaatttttttctcaaataaaataaatctcaGTACTTGGATATTAGAGTGGAGGGCAGAATGAGTGAAATATTAAATTATAGGCACCAACATGCTTTCATTGGCTGTAATGGAagatttgccatttggtttctcaGTGGGAAATGGATTGAATCTTACGGTCACAGTTCTCCCTTGTCCTGCACTTTGTGTAGCCTTTTACACCAGAATCATGGTGTTCAACACCCACTAGTctgaatgactacacaaggtgcagggcactgatgaatgaggccccattgtgcaagtGCACAATCCTTTAGATATAggatttattgttttattttcccGTGAATTTCCAATGGCTCTTTCCAGGCACACCTGTAAAATTTCAAGTTCTGAGATGTCTTTCCAGGAACTGAGCCAGCTGGCTCAAGAATTTAGATGTTCATGAAAGATTAAAAGCTAGTCTCTGGAAAAGATTTTCAGGCTGCCTTCCAGAAATAAGTGATGAAGGATTCAGGAATTCAAATGGACATGCATCTTAAAACCCACACACTGGCAAGTGGCAATGTGAAAAATATCCCACTGAAAACTCTCTAAAATTTCCTAGCTGGTCTCTCAAGGAGTCAGGGCTTTATCATGTGAACTGTTGAGTACTGGTCCAGCACAGCCCTTAGATTcacatgcttacctttaagcaGATGgggagtcccattgaaatcaataggtaagcatgtgcttaagccccCACTTCAGGCAATGCACACCTGTTCAAAATGTgttcctattcaggaaagcacttgaacAAGTCAATAAAATTAGAAGATGGCAAATTCAAAagcaataaaaggaaataatctTTTCACAAATGaacagtggaactcattgccacatgatgtCATGGTGGTTAAAAACTTATCAAGATTCAAACAAGGACTTGATGTTTACATAGATAACAAGAACAGCCACAGATAAAATAAGTAGGTAGTCTCTCTTCCAAAGTGTATATTAACATTTAAGAAGGGCTTAAATGCACAAggatttaagccaatctctaactactaGCAGTTAGGGGAATTTTGTTCTTCTAAAGCATGTCCTACTGACTGCTGTCAGAGaaaggatattggactagattaGATCTGTGGCCAATCTATCGATCCTGTGTTAGGAGAAAAAGGATGTTCCAGGTGTTAGACCACAAACCtaagacccaggttcaagaccctgccctgccacagactgtgtgtgaccttgggtaagacatttaatctctctgggccagatttacaaaggtatttaggtgcctaagtccagatcctcaaatggtGATTCAGTGGTAGCGAGGCACTGAAATACCTTTGTAcatatgtgcctcagttccctatctgtaaaaggggaataaCAGTACTTCCCTACCAGGCTgctgagaataaatacattaaagattgtgagatccagatattacagtgatatgGGCAGACAAGTTCCTTAGATACAGAGCAGCTTAACCATGTGacgaagtcccattgacttcaacggtaCTTTTAACCCAGATCCTCATTGGTGTTTAGGTGCATAACTCCTATTGATCTGGGTCCTTCTGAGCTTCCTGAATTGGAGCTGAAGCACTTTAAAGACTCAAGCCACAAAAGGTGAAATCTAGAGCTGCTAGAGTTCATTTGAAACGATCACTTAGAAGGGTAACGTTAAACCCTTTTTCCccttaagaaacaaacaaaagttgaTTTGTGCAGGGCAGCTACGTCTGGCTAGGAGAGGGTTGTTGTTGAAAGTTCGCCCCACCGCGGCCTGGGAGCATGAATCAAGGCTCTTCGGAGCACCTGGTTCTAATTAAATGTGCTAGCAGAGAAAGTGTCAACAAGGGAAACATGTTTTTTGATTAATCTCAGTTTTCAAACCCTGCACTTTCCCCTCCTTCTGATGCCCCTTTGGAAGTGTCAGCCACAACCCCGTTCTAGGTGTGGGGGCAGTGGGTAATAGTCGggacctgggtttttttttttccagagtcgCTGAACACAGTATTGCTAACGTGGGGGTGggtcaaaaatcacaagtcaagCCCCCAAAATCACGAGATTTTTATAAACTAGATTTTGTTGTGGGGGTTTTTAAAATTTGCCTTTTGATTTCTTTTGCCTTTcatggtcacattttcaagcttttatccACAACCGTGTTCTAGAACGTATTTGTAGGAAGTTCTGTGGCCcatgttctacaggaggtcagactcgcaATGGTCCCtcttcataagaatggccagactgggtcagaccaaaggtccatctagcccagtctgttttccaacagtggccaatgccagagggaatgaatagaacagggaatcatccagtgatccatcccctgtcacccattcccagcttctggcaaactgagtagggacaccatccctgccctcctgactaatagccattgatgaatctatcctccatgaatttatctactacttttttgaaggccaagactgtaacagggtttacaacatcctctggcaaggagttccacaagttgactgtggcatgtgaagaaatacttccttttgtttgtttttagatctgctgcctattaatgtaatcaggtgacccctagtttctgtgttatgagaaggagtaaataacacttccttatttcctttctccacatcagtcatgatgttatagactgctatcatatcccccccttagtcgtctcttttccaagctgaaaagtccccatcttattaatctctcctcatatggaagccattccatacccctaatcatttttattgcccttttctgaaccttttccttttccatttccaataaatcttttttgaaatgggacgACCACAcctgcacacaatattcaggatgtgggtgtcccatggatttatacagaggcaaaaggatattttctgtctctttttttatccctttcttaaggattcccaacattctgtttgcttttatgactgctgctgcacagtgagtggaaGTTTTCAAAGAACGATCCAcagtgacgccaagatctctcttgagctgtaacagctaatttagaccaaaTCATTTTATAAAATCATAAGATTTGGCAAGATTCTTAGCACCCCACAGCGCCCATTAGCTGCAGCTGGAGTGGTGGGTGCCCACCATGTCCAGAAAATTGAGTTCCAAGATATTTTTGGAAGAATAAACCTCTCCTTCTGAAACCTTCCCCCTAACTATTGTCATTATCTACTACTGAAAAGACACCTGGTCatcacaaaaatatttcatttgcaaaGGGGCAGAGTTATTGCCTGAAAATTAGTATTGATTAACTGGTATTAATCATTAGGAGTCTTACAGTAGCATCTAAGGACTTCAACAGAGATCAGGGCTCCCTTACGCTAGGCGCTGCACgaatgggggaagagagagaggaaccCAGTACTGAAGACTCAGacttaaggtcagaagggcccatcatgatcatctagtctgacctcctgcacattataggccacagaccctcacccaccccctccagcaATAGGCCCACAGcctctggctaagttactgacatcctcaaatcttgatttaaagacttcaagttgcagagaatccaccatttgcaCTACTTCAGACCAAAAAGTGACTTGCgtccccacgctgcagaggaaggtgaaaaacccccagagtCTGTGCCAAAACTCCCctgggagaaaaattccttcctgaccccaattagggtgatcagttagaccctgagtatgtgggcgAGACCCGCCAGCCAGCCAccagggaaagaattctctgtagtaactccgaGGCCTCCTGCTCTAGACGTTAAGCTTCGGAGATGGGACATTAAGCGGacaaatggtgggaggggaaacagaacaGGGAAGTGACCCATGGAGGTAGGGCTGGCAGCCGTGTCTTCTAGATTCCAGGTGATTGCCCtgcccactagaccacactgcttctCAATAAATGACGACAAAGATACTTCCAGCACAGAAGAGGGAGTTTTACTCACCCTTCTCCAAGGATAGATATAGGCGATGTCCATAAGCGTGTAATATTCCTTTAAAGGTTCATCTTCGTAGAGAACTTCCACCTGATAAATACAGACCAAAGTGAATCTTTCCCCAGGGGTCCCAAGGGCAAAATCAAATAGCTTGCTTCCCAATCCATGGTTGGACAGAAGGGTCAGATTTCCTCTTCAACagagctcagcttccatttaggcatctaaataaggatCTGATTTCATAGTGCTCCATTCCCACTTTAGACCAGATTTTCCTAAGAGCCCAACACCCACTAAGCTGAGTTctattgaaaatctggccacttactTTGGTGCCAAAGTGGGTTCTAAGCTTCTTTTGAACATCAGGCAGTCAGGGGCTGAATTAACCATTGCCCCACACTTCGCCCAGTcttcacaccagtgcaaaatgaatgtaaaaataCTACCGAATCAGAGTGGCTGTATATAAAATGCAGTGAATCGGGTCCAGCGTACCCACATCAGGTCCCCTCCTGGTAGGCCCTGGGAATCAGTGTCAGAATCGTTCTGAAGAAGGCACTGTTAGGTAGACTGGATAGGTGAAGGTGGTCTAGCGGACTGAGGTCCAACCCTTGCTGAATAGCTCTGGACAAGTCTAACTTCCCCATGGGTACAGAATGAGGTGGCGGATGCTTATTTAAAAGAGGGCTGCAAGACTTAATTAGCAAATGTTTGTACAGAAGGGTGAATAAGTGCTAAGTAGTATTATGACAACAGCCAAGCTTTTAAAGAAGTGTGTGTTTTCAGTAAGAGAAACACATAGTAAATCTCCGGAAAGAAATGTCTGTTTCTGGGGAGGTCTCAGATCGGAATTTCCAGCGCTGGTGTGGGGCTCCCGGAGTGTCAAGACTGCgtttggttttattttgggggaaagggaggaggttCTCTGAGATACGCTCTCCTCCTGTTAATGCTCTTCTTCTGAAACAGATGGGGGCAGCAACTCAACGGGTGCAAATCAAGGCTGTTGACTTCAAATGGAGTGATGCAACTTGACACCAGCTGTTCATCTGGCCCCGTTGCGCTAGGCAACAGTGGGTTGCAATCTTGGTGGGGGTCCTGAGGTGCTACAATAATGCCCCTCATACATAATATAGCTTTCTATTGCAATAGCGTCTCAAACAGGGTCctgttgtgcaaggtgctgtataaacataacGGGTCTGGCCTAAAGAGCTTAATATCTAAGTATATCCAACAATAACAACATTAAGTCTTCTCTTGAAAAGAGAATGGGGACATGTGGTTTTTGAACACAGCAAGCACCCCAGTGTGTATTTAGAATGAGGGGTGTAAGAAGGGACTGTCCAAAGCCAGCAGGCCCACTGTTTAAATGCTCATACACCTTCCATGGATGTAATAAACGGCCATCCAAAAAGACAACCGGCCTAAGGGGTGCCGCACCAGTGGGCACGCACTGCAAGGAACCCTGACGGAGGTCAGGAGATCAAGCAGTGACCAAGGACCAGTTGCCAGTCACTCGCTACTCACTTTGTACTTGCTGGGAACATCCATCTTATTGCGGAGAAATTTAGCCAGATGCATGACTGTCATGGCAGCAGGACACCGGAGGAACCTTACACCGTTCTTCTGGGGCCAGACCAGAGggaaggcagggggaggaggggaagggaagagcgTTACtgagagctgagcagctggaacAGGAGTGGGGATGAAATACGTACAGGAGCAGCTGTAAATCTATCATACACAAACAGAGCAGGGGGGCATGAAAGACTTGCAGATCATGCGCAAAGGGCTCTGCTGCAATCTATGCTGTTCGGGTTCTGTAACACCAGGGTTGGGAGCAGCGGGTAGAGCGCCTCACAGAGaaaacagcagcagtcaaaaaatacATTGGACTGATTTTTAACTCTGAGGCCTCTGGGACATAAATGACTCACACCCCATTACataggaacaaaagaaatatcTTGCTAACCGGTTGGACTAAAATCAGACCATTCGATCTCTCAAGGGCTGCACAGTATAAGCAGAAAAGCCCCTATTAGATAACCAGAAAACCAACAGAGTCTTTTTATATTTATACAGAGACAAACATATTACACACCTGTGTCTGCGTTGATTTCCTCCTTACTAATGTTTCAGTTTCAATATGAGCTCATCTTTCTTCTATCAGGGTTAATATTCCCAAACTCCAGGGAAAAAAGAATTATCTCAGATCATTTGCTCTaagcacagagctgggagccaggaagtcTTGAGTTCTAACCTCATCCAGCACACGGCTTGTGGCCCTTAGGCAAGGTTCACTCAGGCCCTGGCCCAACAAAGAATTAGAACTAATTGTCCTTAAAGTTACAGAGGTGCTttgtggggctggggcctgggagcCTAAATTgccaaaagtggccactgatttttggatgcccaatttgagacatcttGGGCCTGCCTTTCAGAGGGTCCTTGTGGTGAATAGGAATAGGatggtatccctttaaatagtttgtgagctcTCTAGTGATgctcactgtgttctgttttagtaGCTGCCAGAACCCAGTCAGCGCCGTAGCATCTATATAGCTAATCCTTGCATGGTGTGTATATACGGCAAACACCATtatttagattaatagattttaaggccagatgggaccattatgtcatctagtctgacctcctgtataatacaggccagagaatttgtGTCTGTGTGGTTCCTTGATTGTTGTGTAAATAGCAAAGACCACCCCAGattgtagttgaaatcaataaAAGCGACAGGGCCTCAGTCCCTCTGAAAGTCAGATCCAGATCCTCAaattgaaatcattgggagttaggcatctaaatacttcTTGAAGATCCGGGCAAAAAGTTCATGCTTTGGGAGAGTAGCAGGGTATGTTCAAGAGTTGGGAATCCAAAATCTGAAACACCCGAAGTCACTGACGCCTGCTGAAAAAGTGGGCCTTGATTTCTGCCTCTCAGATTCCTCACCCGTACCATGAGACTAATAGTTCTGACTTCTCTGCCCCAACGCATAGATCGGTCATAGGCCTTTGAACAGCACCCAACCTTCGTAAAAAGCCATTTCTTGGAATAAGTTTGATTCTTTATGTGTAAAACCCAGGGGAGAACTGGAGACAGGATGAttggggcaggaggagcagcagctcaAAGGCCAGGGGAAAGAATTGATCATCTGTTGCTGTCTCATACCCCCtgccaaaagaaacaaaatgtggCTTCCGCTTCAAGATCTTTGGAACTTGCACAAACCTTAGTGCATGCCCTGGTGCAGGAAGCATCAGCCCTGCCTTCCGCTGCCTCCTTCCCAGGGGAAGAGCAACGCACTGACGGGGACCTCTTTTTGTTTACCTGCAGGTCTCTTTAAGCGATCAGCTTGGCAGCACTTACTTTTTCCTTCTCCACGTCCCCGTTTTCAATCGTCCCTTTCTTTTCATCTCTAGGGAAGAAGGGACAGAAGGAGCATTTTTGTAAAAAAGTAACAGAAACTAAAGTCACCCCCTTAGCCCCGGAGAGGGGATATTAAGCTTGCCAAGGCAGTCGTGGCACAAGGGTTAATTTCTCTCTGGATGTGCGGTGGTGGAGAGGCACGTACAATCTAATCATCTCCAGCTAAGCCATAGAGCTAGCATATAAAAGGCATCGGGACTGCAATATGCTCTATTCAGGGCTTTGTTTTAGCTTGTGTATTGCAGCTACAATGCTCCATAGGGAGGACTTCAGGTCACATGACAAGCCCTCCATTCATAAGCTTAATTAGTCTTTGCACATCCACAACACACCTGAGGCTCTATAGTCTGTAAAAAGCCACTTCTAAGTCACCTATAGAACTATAGCGTCCAGGTCCTGGTGAAAGAACAGCCTGGATGCTTATCTTTCCTGCCAACTCCAGCTGTTTCTATGCAGTGCAAGGAAACCCTTCCAGGGCAATCAAGCACTCAGGCGGAAACCCTGGCCCactagaagtcaatgggagtgttaaACAGATCCAGAATCTTACTCAGGGTCTCTGCTGCTGAAGAAAATAAGAGTATTCAAAGTCTCTTCCCAAACCATGCATGGGGTTTATTTTCATCCCTAGAAGTTAATAAATCGCATAGGCTGGGATTGAGGAAGGtgcttaggtacctaactcccattgaaacgaGACCCGTGAGTGTATAGTTCAACGTATATGGGTGACTCTGGCTAGAGCATTTCAACTCCAAAGCCAACGCGAGTCCTTCCTTTCATTAcaataagctttggatcaggccatggTGCTGGAGATATGTGGGATCCCTACAAGTGGGCCTGCCTAAATAGCTGGTGAAGTTTTAATCTGGTCCCACTCGAAACCAGCCAGAACCACCCACACCCCGCTGAACTAAATAGACTAGATCAGATTCTCGTTAACGCCAGGGTAAGTCAGAAGTCACCCCTGGGAGGACGGAGGCATGTGAAACGGATGCAAAGGAGTGGAAAATCAAACGGATTggctgaaattcaccctgtgcaggAGTGCTAGCAGCCACGCACCACTTGTTCAGTCTTCTCAAGGGAAGCTGTGAGGGGCTGGGtcttaggcacttttggaaattttatccATTAACATGTCCCTACTTCTCAGGGGTGTTGTGATGATAAATTCCCGAACGTCGGCAAGCTGCTCAGATCAAACAAGTGGACCCTGGTGCAGGGGGAGAGCGGAGGTAATATAAATAGAAGAGGATGCAATGCCATAGTGCCTATGAACCCTAATCACGCACCcatgggcccattgtgctaggcgctgtgcaaacacagaaccaaaaaacAATGGTCCCTGCCGCAAAAAGATTGATTCGAGTATAAGACACCAGACACAAGTGGACAGCCAGTCAATAGGAGT is a genomic window containing:
- the PCGF2 gene encoding polycomb group RING finger protein 2 isoform X2, with protein sequence MHRTTRIKITELNPHLMCALCGGYFIDATTIVECLHSFCKTCIVRYLETNKYCPMCDVQVHKTRPLLSIRSDKTLQDIVYKLVPGLFKDEMKRRRDFYAAYPMADVPNGSNEDRGEVSEQEKGNLTDDEIVSLSIEFYEGMRDEKKGTIENGDVEKEKNGVRFLRCPAAMTVMHLAKFLRNKMDVPSKYKVEVLYEDEPLKEYYTLMDIAYIYPWRRNGPLPLKYRVQPACKRLKLSQPANSECTNTSGASECESVSDKANSPATLPATSSSLPSPATPSHGSPSSNTTTLSIPAHPSTLLNGTSNCHQMPPSSSRGRKMTVNGSTASALT
- the PCGF2 gene encoding polycomb group RING finger protein 2 isoform X1, giving the protein MHRTTRIKITELNPHLMCALCGGYFIDATTIVECLHSFCKTCIVRYLETNKYCPMCDVQVHKTRPLLSIRSDKTLQDIVYKLVPGLFKDEMKRRRDFYAAYPMADVPNGSNEDRGEVSEQEKGNLTDDEIVSLSIEFYEGMRDEKKGTIENGDVEKEKKNGVRFLRCPAAMTVMHLAKFLRNKMDVPSKYKVEVLYEDEPLKEYYTLMDIAYIYPWRRNGPLPLKYRVQPACKRLKLSQPANSECTNTSGASECESVSDKANSPATLPATSSSLPSPATPSHGSPSSNTTTLSIPAHPSTLLNGTSNCHQMPPSSSRGRKMTVNGSTASALT